One segment of Bradyrhizobium sp. WD16 DNA contains the following:
- the phnE gene encoding phosphonate ABC transporter, permease protein PhnE encodes MNMPETQPTPGRTSVEEMRARYPDVFERPLAARVSVPALGAAAAILFVYGLIDLDFSPARMLAGLHQLGWFTLLMIPPNPGSSFPTYLAAMGETLSIAILGTTLAAIAALPVSLLAARNVIPSWILRFPVRRGFDAIRGIDTLVWALVWINVVGLGPFAGVLAIAISDFGAFGKLFSEAIESADRKPVEGIRASGGTALHEIRFGLLPQVIPVIAGQVLYFIESNTRSATIIGIVGAGGIGLQLAEQIRVLEWQKVSFLILMILAAVAVIDWISSRLRFAIIGRRAVA; translated from the coding sequence ATGAACATGCCGGAAACCCAGCCGACGCCAGGCCGAACATCGGTCGAGGAGATGCGGGCGCGTTATCCGGATGTGTTCGAGCGGCCGCTGGCCGCGCGGGTTTCGGTGCCGGCGCTGGGCGCGGCGGCGGCCATCCTGTTCGTCTATGGCCTTATCGATCTCGACTTCTCGCCCGCGCGCATGCTGGCCGGCCTGCACCAGCTCGGCTGGTTCACCCTGCTGATGATCCCGCCCAATCCGGGGAGCTCCTTTCCGACCTATCTCGCCGCCATGGGCGAAACGCTCTCCATCGCCATTCTCGGCACGACGCTGGCGGCAATCGCCGCACTGCCGGTCAGCCTGCTTGCAGCGCGCAATGTCATTCCATCCTGGATCCTGCGCTTTCCGGTGCGCCGCGGCTTCGATGCGATCCGCGGCATCGACACCCTGGTCTGGGCCCTGGTGTGGATCAATGTCGTCGGCCTCGGTCCTTTCGCCGGCGTTCTGGCGATTGCGATTTCGGATTTCGGCGCCTTCGGCAAGCTGTTTTCCGAGGCGATCGAATCTGCCGATCGCAAGCCGGTCGAAGGCATCCGCGCCAGCGGCGGCACAGCGCTGCATGAAATCCGCTTCGGCCTGCTGCCGCAGGTGATTCCGGTAATCGCCGGCCAGGTGCTCTACTTCATCGAATCCAACACCCGTTCTGCAACCATCATCGGCATCGTCGGCGCCGGCGGCATCGGCCTGCAGCTCGCGGAGCAGATCCGCGTGCTGGAATGGCAGAAGGTGTCCTTCCTGATCCTGATGATCCTGGCGGCGGTCGCGGTCATCGACTGGATCTCCAGCCGGCTGCGCTTCGCCATCATCGGCCGCCGTGCTGTGGCGTGA
- the phnE gene encoding phosphonate ABC transporter, permease protein PhnE, translated as MTSAVSILPEPQLAPLREAYRRAVAQRRRRAALAAVAGLAVLVLAARGADVDVATFLAKIGNFTSYFDRILRLDSGARAWTDFGEWFWGLRKWLALLGETVLISYVGTMAGALAALALNFLAAGNTAPIGWLRFAVRRFLEFCRTVPDIVFALIFVIAFGLGPMAGVLAIAIHSAGALGKLFADVVENIDPKPLEGIRSTGASWIACMRFAVLPQVVAGFASYTLLRFEINVRGASVMGFVGAGGIGQELIVAIRKFYYSDVSAILLLIIAAVFILDIGTGLVRGRFLGGERH; from the coding sequence ATGACCTCCGCCGTTTCGATCTTGCCCGAACCGCAGCTTGCGCCGTTGCGCGAGGCGTATCGCCGCGCCGTGGCGCAGCGCCGCCGTCGCGCGGCGCTGGCCGCTGTGGCGGGGCTAGCCGTGCTGGTGCTTGCGGCCCGCGGCGCCGACGTCGATGTCGCGACTTTCCTCGCCAAGATCGGCAACTTTACCAGCTATTTCGACCGCATTCTGCGCCTCGACAGCGGCGCGCGGGCCTGGACCGACTTCGGGGAATGGTTCTGGGGCTTGCGCAAATGGCTGGCCCTGCTCGGCGAGACGGTGCTGATCAGCTATGTCGGCACCATGGCTGGCGCGCTGGCGGCGCTGGCGCTGAACTTCCTCGCGGCCGGCAACACCGCGCCGATCGGCTGGCTCCGCTTCGCCGTACGGCGCTTCCTCGAGTTCTGCAGGACCGTTCCCGACATCGTCTTCGCCCTGATCTTCGTCATAGCCTTCGGTCTCGGGCCCATGGCCGGCGTGCTGGCGATTGCGATCCATTCCGCCGGCGCGCTCGGCAAGCTGTTCGCCGACGTGGTCGAGAATATCGATCCCAAGCCGCTGGAAGGCATTCGCTCGACCGGCGCGAGCTGGATCGCCTGCATGCGATTTGCAGTGCTGCCCCAGGTCGTAGCGGGCTTCGCCAGCTACACGCTGCTGCGTTTCGAGATCAATGTCCGCGGCGCCTCGGTCATGGGCTTCGTCGGCGCCGGCGGCATCGGTCAGGAGTTGATCGTCGCCATCCGCAAATTCTACTATTCCGACGTCAGCGCCATTCTGCTCCTGATCATCGCCGCGGTCTTCATCCTTGATATCGGCACCGGGCTGGTCCGCGGACGCTTTCTCGGCGGGGAGCGTCATTGA
- the phnD gene encoding phosphonate ABC transporter substrate-binding protein: MIDRRHLLAGVAVLAVLASPAAAQDWKAKYSEINFAVVPAENASGVTERWTPFANYLSKELGIKVNLRIANDYAAVIEGQRSGNIQLASYGSASFARARLTGVNTDAFANDINADGSTGYYSVLFVKAASPYKNVDQLKGKNLGLVDPNSTSGNNVPRFELDKMGISDPDAYFGKVVFAGSHENALLALSQGTVDVAANQWTSDDDSTLAQMLTKGMLKNADGSAMKRDDFRVIHKSAQIINGPYAYSSDLPEALKAAIAKAFFEAPAKDKAAFDRLSDGQKKGFHPATTKDWDATVELIKFVDRLRKKKAS, encoded by the coding sequence ATGATCGACCGTCGTCATCTTCTCGCCGGTGTCGCTGTTCTCGCCGTGCTCGCCTCGCCGGCCGCGGCGCAGGACTGGAAAGCCAAATACTCCGAGATCAACTTCGCCGTGGTGCCGGCGGAGAACGCCTCCGGCGTGACCGAGCGCTGGACCCCCTTCGCCAACTATCTGTCGAAGGAGCTCGGCATCAAGGTCAACCTCCGCATCGCCAACGACTATGCGGCGGTGATCGAAGGCCAGCGCTCCGGCAACATCCAGCTTGCCAGCTACGGCTCGGCGTCCTTCGCCCGTGCCCGTCTCACTGGCGTCAACACCGACGCCTTTGCCAACGACATCAATGCCGACGGCTCGACCGGCTACTATTCGGTGCTCTTCGTCAAGGCGGCCAGCCCCTACAAGAATGTCGATCAGCTCAAGGGCAAGAATCTCGGCCTCGTCGATCCGAACTCGACCTCGGGCAACAACGTGCCGCGCTTCGAACTCGACAAGATGGGGATCTCCGATCCGGACGCCTATTTCGGCAAGGTCGTCTTCGCCGGCAGCCACGAGAACGCGCTGCTGGCGCTCAGTCAGGGCACCGTCGATGTCGCCGCCAACCAGTGGACCAGCGATGACGATTCGACCCTGGCCCAGATGCTCACCAAGGGCATGCTGAAGAATGCCGACGGTTCGGCGATGAAGAGGGACGATTTCCGCGTCATCCACAAGTCGGCCCAGATCATCAACGGGCCGTATGCCTATTCCTCGGATCTGCCGGAAGCTCTGAAGGCGGCGATCGCCAAGGCGTTCTTCGAGGCGCCGGCCAAGGATAAGGCGGCATTCGATCGTTTGTCGGACGGCCAGAAGAAGGGCTTCCATCCCGCCACCACCAAGGATTGGGACGCTACCGTCGAACTGATCAAGTTCGTCGACCGCCTGCGCAAGAAGAAGGCGTCCTGA
- the phnC gene encoding phosphonate ABC transporter ATP-binding protein, producing the protein MLIVDKLTCCYGEKVAVDGASFAVERGSFVGVIGRSGAGKSTLLRMINRLAEPSEGRILFEGTDVTALKGRELRRWRARSAMIFQQFNLSGRLDVLTNVLMGRLADVPSWRSLFQLWPEDDKAIALSALEQFDIAALAPQRADQLSGGQQQRVAIARALVQQPTLILADEPIASLDPRNTRIVMDALLRINKHFGITVLCNLHSLDLARSYCDRLIGMALGRVVFDGMPADLTDRIARELYDLEAGDVMDVPAPAAAPVPELGTVAA; encoded by the coding sequence ATGCTGATCGTGGACAAGCTGACCTGTTGTTACGGCGAGAAGGTCGCCGTCGATGGGGCATCGTTCGCGGTCGAACGCGGCAGCTTCGTCGGGGTGATCGGCCGCTCCGGCGCCGGCAAGTCGACCTTGCTGCGCATGATCAATCGCCTGGCCGAGCCGTCCGAAGGGCGCATTTTGTTCGAGGGCACGGATGTCACCGCCCTGAAGGGCCGGGAACTGCGGCGCTGGCGGGCCCGCTCGGCCATGATCTTCCAGCAGTTCAATCTCTCGGGCCGCCTCGACGTGCTGACCAATGTGCTGATGGGTCGCCTCGCCGACGTGCCGTCCTGGCGTTCGCTGTTTCAACTATGGCCCGAGGACGACAAGGCGATCGCGCTGTCGGCGCTCGAGCAATTCGACATCGCGGCCCTGGCGCCGCAGCGCGCGGATCAGCTTTCGGGTGGCCAGCAGCAGCGCGTCGCCATTGCCCGCGCCCTGGTTCAGCAGCCCACCTTGATACTCGCCGACGAGCCGATCGCTTCCCTCGACCCCCGCAACACGAGGATCGTCATGGATGCCCTGCTGCGCATCAACAAGCATTTCGGCATCACGGTGCTGTGCAATTTGCATTCGCTGGATCTGGCGCGCAGTTACTGCGACCGCCTGATCGGCATGGCGCTGGGCCGCGTCGTGTTCGATGGCATGCCGGCCGACCTCACCGACCGCATCGCGCGCGAACTCTATGATCTGGAGGCGGGCGACGTCATGGACGTCCCGGCTCCCGCCGCCGCGCCCGTGCCCGAACTCGGCACCGTCGCCGCGTAA
- a CDS encoding chloramphenicol acetyltransferase, producing MTAKMLSVVPAVDPSAQLTDARLGAYCEVGARTVLHDVTIGDYSYVVNDSQITYTTIGKFCSIAAMTRINPGNHPMHRATQAHFTYRASTYFPGEEDDAAFFDWRRSHAVTIGHDVWIGHGAVVLPGRQIGTGAVIAAASIVTKDVPAYTIVAGNPARIIRRRFSEPIAERLTALAWWDWNHDRLRRALPDFRQLAIEDFLAVHEAAALA from the coding sequence ATGACCGCCAAGATGCTGTCCGTCGTTCCCGCCGTCGACCCGTCTGCCCAGCTCACGGATGCGCGGCTTGGCGCCTATTGCGAGGTCGGTGCCCGCACCGTTCTTCATGACGTGACGATAGGCGATTACTCCTATGTGGTGAATGACAGCCAGATCACCTACACCACCATCGGCAAGTTCTGCTCGATTGCCGCGATGACGCGGATCAACCCCGGCAACCATCCCATGCACCGGGCGACCCAGGCTCATTTTACCTATCGCGCCAGTACATACTTTCCCGGCGAAGAGGATGATGCCGCATTCTTCGACTGGCGCCGCAGCCATGCGGTCACCATCGGTCACGACGTCTGGATCGGTCACGGCGCCGTGGTGCTGCCGGGGCGCCAGATCGGCACCGGAGCGGTGATCGCCGCTGCCTCCATCGTCACCAAGGACGTCCCCGCCTACACCATCGTCGCCGGCAACCCGGCGCGGATCATCCGCCGCCGCTTCAGCGAGCCGATCGCCGAGCGCCTGACTGCACTCGCCTGGTGGGACTGGAATCACGATCGCCTCCGCCGCGCCTTGCCGGACTTCCGGCAACTTGCAATCGAGGATTTCCTCGCCGTGCACGAAGCCGCGGCTCTGGCGTAA
- a CDS encoding alpha-D-ribose 1-methylphosphonate 5-triphosphate diphosphatase produces MNKGLVIERGRALIGDEFAETTLCTDRALIATVGGGTAAARLDASDLLVLPGIVDIHGDAFERQMMPRPGVDFPLDVALADSDRQAIANGITTVFHATTWSWEPGLRSGENAARLLETIERQRPLFAADTRFHLRHETYDLDAEPTLLRWLAERRIDLLAFNDHMDSTVAALDKPNKRNRMVERTGLSGEAFDALVATVAARAGDVPASVNRLAAAAREANVRMLSHDDDTPAMRQAYRAEGIRIAEFPVNVATARDAAAAGDFIVFGAPNVVRGASHTGWTRAADMIAQGLCSVLASDYYYPAPLLAPFRLAADGVRPLAQSWKLVSEGPATAAGLTDRGVLAAGLRADILLVDAREALRPRIVAVIAGGRLVHITEAARLSSAAGARHSVAA; encoded by the coding sequence ATGAACAAGGGACTTGTCATCGAACGCGGCCGGGCGCTGATCGGCGACGAATTCGCCGAGACCACGCTCTGCACCGATCGCGCGCTGATTGCGACGGTCGGCGGCGGCACCGCCGCCGCACGGCTCGACGCCAGCGATCTTCTGGTCCTGCCGGGCATCGTCGACATCCATGGCGATGCCTTCGAACGTCAGATGATGCCGCGGCCCGGAGTCGATTTTCCGCTCGATGTCGCCCTGGCCGACAGCGATCGGCAGGCGATCGCCAACGGCATCACCACAGTGTTTCACGCCACGACCTGGTCGTGGGAGCCGGGCCTGCGCAGCGGTGAGAACGCCGCGCGGCTGCTGGAAACGATCGAGCGCCAGCGGCCGCTGTTCGCGGCGGACACCCGCTTTCATCTGCGCCACGAGACCTACGATCTCGATGCCGAGCCGACCTTGCTGCGCTGGCTTGCCGAGCGGCGGATCGACCTGCTCGCCTTCAACGATCACATGGATTCGACGGTCGCCGCCCTCGACAAGCCCAACAAGCGAAACCGGATGGTCGAGCGCACGGGGCTGAGCGGCGAGGCTTTCGACGCGCTCGTCGCGACGGTCGCCGCGCGTGCGGGGGACGTTCCGGCCTCCGTCAACCGCCTTGCCGCCGCAGCGCGCGAGGCGAATGTGCGCATGCTGTCGCACGACGACGACACCCCGGCGATGCGCCAGGCCTATCGCGCCGAAGGGATTCGCATCGCCGAATTCCCGGTCAATGTCGCAACCGCGCGCGATGCCGCCGCGGCCGGCGACTTCATCGTCTTCGGCGCGCCCAATGTGGTGCGCGGTGCCAGCCATACCGGCTGGACACGTGCCGCCGACATGATCGCCCAGGGGCTCTGCTCGGTGCTGGCGTCCGACTACTACTACCCGGCGCCGCTGCTGGCGCCGTTCCGTCTCGCCGCCGACGGCGTGCGGCCACTCGCGCAGTCCTGGAAGCTGGTGTCGGAAGGGCCGGCCACCGCCGCCGGCCTCACCGACCGCGGCGTGCTTGCCGCGGGCCTCCGCGCCGATATCCTGCTGGTCGACGCGCGCGAGGCACTGCGCCCAAGAATTGTCGCCGTGATTGCCGGCGGGCGCCTCGTGCACATCACCGAGGCGGCGCGGCTGTCATCTGCGGCCGGTGCCCGGCACAGCGTCGCCGCCTGA
- a CDS encoding DUF1045 domain-containing protein translates to MSDSSRPRYAIYFVPDADSPLYRFGAGLLGYDAYRGTSLTLPETMTRATADWAAVTEEPRKYGFHATLKAPIALADGTSEAGLITACEDFTAARRIIPTFPAVVRAIGDFIALVPEQQPPALADLAQHCVAAFDRFRAALTDTDRARRNPAQLSPRQRDHLERWGYPYVGEDFRFHMTLTGRLEPERQGHILDLLRDAFAQTGVAAIRVDRIALCRQDAPAAPFRVQRAFPLAAI, encoded by the coding sequence ATGTCCGACTCATCCCGCCCCCGCTACGCGATCTACTTCGTCCCCGACGCCGACAGCCCGCTCTACCGGTTCGGCGCCGGCCTGCTCGGTTACGACGCCTATCGAGGGACCTCGCTGACGCTGCCCGAGACGATGACACGCGCGACGGCCGACTGGGCCGCCGTCACCGAGGAGCCGCGCAAATACGGCTTCCACGCCACGCTCAAGGCGCCGATCGCCCTGGCCGATGGCACATCGGAGGCCGGCCTGATTACTGCCTGCGAGGATTTCACCGCCGCCCGCCGTATCATTCCGACGTTCCCGGCGGTCGTACGCGCCATCGGCGATTTCATCGCGCTTGTGCCCGAGCAGCAGCCGCCCGCCCTTGCGGACCTCGCGCAGCACTGCGTCGCCGCCTTCGACCGCTTCCGCGCCGCACTGACCGACACCGACCGGGCGCGGCGCAATCCGGCACAGCTCAGTCCGCGTCAGCGCGATCATCTCGAGCGCTGGGGCTATCCTTATGTGGGCGAGGACTTCCGCTTCCACATGACCCTGACCGGCCGCCTCGAGCCCGAGCGGCAGGGGCACATCCTGGACTTGCTTCGCGACGCCTTCGCCCAGACCGGCGTCGCCGCCATCCGCGTCGACCGCATCGCCTTGTGCCGGCAGGACGCGCCCGCGGCGCCCTTCCGCGTCCAGCGCGCGTTTCCACTGGCCGCGATCTGA
- a CDS encoding cytochrome c, with product MSRVKPYHVVLAVVLIIVAVFLIRVRLAAGEVAPVEAGHRLATAWCRECHAVEPGALNPGKKAPDFVAIANMPSSTELSLKVFLASSHPTMPNIILTSTDTEDLVAYILSLKRK from the coding sequence ATGTCACGCGTCAAGCCGTATCACGTCGTTCTGGCGGTGGTGCTGATCATCGTCGCGGTGTTCCTGATCCGCGTCCGCCTCGCCGCCGGCGAAGTCGCGCCGGTCGAAGCGGGGCACCGCCTCGCCACCGCCTGGTGCCGGGAGTGCCATGCGGTCGAGCCCGGCGCACTCAACCCCGGCAAGAAGGCGCCCGATTTCGTCGCCATCGCCAATATGCCGTCGAGCACGGAACTGTCGTTGAAGGTGTTTCTCGCCTCCAGCCATCCCACCATGCCCAACATCATTCTGACGTCGACGGATACCGAAGACCTCGTCGCCTATATTCTCAGTCTCAAGCGCAAGTAG
- a CDS encoding bifunctional serine/threonine-protein kinase/universal stress protein: MVKPVFEPGSVIDGFRLEERLHRGGMASLWRVTRPDLSLSMLMKIPKFGEGEDPAAIVSFEMEQMILPRLTGVHVPAYIASGDLSARPFVVIEQIPGKTLLSRLPDLPLSYGEAVDIGARIAVAVQDLHRQHVIHHDIKPSNIMFRPTGEAVLLDFGLACHDQLPDLMQEEFRLPFGTAPYMAPERLLGVRNDPRSDLFSLGVLLYFFTTGARPFGEAETLRGMRRRLWRDPQPPRALRADYPPWLQEIVLRCLEVEPAWRHPTAAQLAFDLTHPTEVKLTTRSERLKRDSWSAVLRRRFNNDLKRPRRSSVSSQLDAAPIIAVAVDLSGTAVLNDELRVMAGRIMATLPAARLACINVMKLNRIALDTTLDAAGHNKHIDRLVALRHWAEPLKLEASRLTVHVIEAVDPAGAILEFARANHVNHVLLGARQNSMMRKLLGSVSARVAAEAGCAVTVVRPSRAGDETSEDADIELALP, from the coding sequence GTGGTGAAACCCGTCTTCGAACCAGGCAGCGTGATCGACGGCTTCCGCCTCGAGGAGCGGCTGCACCGCGGCGGCATGGCCTCGCTGTGGCGGGTGACGCGACCCGACCTGTCGCTGTCCATGCTGATGAAGATCCCGAAATTCGGCGAGGGCGAGGATCCGGCGGCGATCGTCAGCTTCGAGATGGAGCAGATGATCCTGCCCCGGCTGACGGGCGTGCATGTCCCGGCCTACATCGCTTCCGGCGATCTTTCGGCCCGGCCCTTCGTGGTGATCGAGCAGATCCCGGGCAAGACGCTGCTGTCGCGCCTGCCCGACCTGCCGCTGTCCTACGGCGAGGCGGTCGACATCGGCGCCAGGATCGCGGTTGCGGTGCAGGACTTGCACCGTCAGCATGTCATTCATCACGACATCAAGCCGAGCAACATCATGTTCCGCCCGACCGGTGAGGCGGTGCTGCTCGACTTCGGCCTGGCTTGCCACGATCAGCTTCCCGACCTGATGCAGGAGGAATTTCGCCTGCCCTTCGGCACGGCGCCCTATATGGCACCGGAGCGGCTGCTCGGGGTGCGCAACGATCCGCGCAGCGACCTGTTTTCGCTCGGAGTGCTGCTCTATTTCTTCACCACCGGGGCGCGGCCGTTCGGCGAGGCCGAGACGCTGCGCGGCATGCGCCGGCGGCTGTGGCGTGATCCGCAGCCGCCGCGGGCGTTGCGCGCCGATTATCCGCCATGGCTGCAGGAGATCGTGCTGCGCTGCCTCGAAGTCGAGCCGGCCTGGCGCCATCCGACCGCCGCCCAACTCGCGTTCGATCTCACCCACCCGACCGAGGTCAAGCTGACCACGCGCTCGGAGCGGCTCAAGCGCGATTCGTGGTCGGCGGTGCTGCGCCGGCGCTTCAACAACGACCTCAAGCGGCCGCGTCGCAGCTCGGTATCGAGCCAGCTCGACGCCGCCCCGATCATTGCCGTGGCGGTCGATCTGTCCGGCACGGCAGTGCTCAACGATGAACTGCGGGTGATGGCGGGCCGGATCATGGCGACATTGCCGGCGGCGCGGCTCGCTTGCATCAACGTGATGAAGCTCAACCGCATCGCGCTCGACACCACTCTCGACGCCGCAGGTCACAACAAGCATATCGATCGTCTGGTGGCGCTGCGGCACTGGGCCGAACCTCTCAAGCTCGAGGCCAGCCGGCTCACGGTTCATGTCATCGAGGCGGTGGATCCCGCCGGCGCCATCCTGGAATTCGCCAGGGCCAACCACGTCAACCACGTGCTGCTCGGCGCACGGCAGAACAGCATGATGCGCAAGCTGCTCGGCAGCGTCTCGGCGCGTGTCGCCGCCGAGGCGGGCTGTGCGGTCACCGTGGTCCGTCCCTCGCGCGCCGGCGACGAAACGTCGGAAGATGCCGACATCGAGCTGGCGCTGCCGTAG
- a CDS encoding metallophosphoesterase, protein MRIAFLADIHANRQAFSACLAQLRDQAIDRIVLLGDYVGYGGDPEWVVETVMDLVARGAPAVLGNHDSAVGNPRVQMNAEAAAAIEWTRGELGAAQRQFLAALPLTHEDDGRLYVHSEASRPGQWTYVSDGAVAAHSLQATSVPLSFCGHIHKPALYSMSVTGKMTSFTPVADVPIRLTPGRQWLAVLGSVGQPRDGNPAAAYAVLDTATNEITFRRVPYDVAAAAARILERGLPERLADRLFVGR, encoded by the coding sequence ATGCGTATCGCGTTTCTTGCCGACATTCACGCAAACCGTCAGGCATTTTCGGCCTGCCTAGCCCAGCTGCGCGACCAGGCGATCGATCGCATCGTACTGCTCGGCGATTATGTCGGCTATGGCGGCGACCCCGAATGGGTCGTCGAGACCGTCATGGATCTGGTTGCTCGGGGCGCGCCGGCGGTGCTCGGCAATCACGATAGCGCGGTCGGCAATCCGCGGGTCCAGATGAACGCCGAAGCGGCGGCGGCGATCGAGTGGACGCGGGGCGAACTCGGCGCGGCGCAGCGCCAGTTCCTCGCCGCGCTGCCGCTCACCCATGAAGATGATGGACGGCTCTATGTTCATTCCGAGGCGAGCCGGCCGGGGCAGTGGACCTATGTCAGCGACGGCGCCGTCGCCGCGCACAGCCTGCAGGCGACGTCCGTTCCACTGAGTTTCTGCGGCCATATCCACAAGCCGGCGCTGTATTCCATGTCGGTGACCGGCAAGATGACCTCTTTCACCCCGGTGGCCGACGTGCCGATCCGCCTGACGCCGGGACGGCAGTGGCTGGCCGTGCTGGGCTCCGTCGGCCAGCCCCGGGACGGCAACCCCGCCGCGGCTTACGCCGTTCTCGATACCGCTACGAACGAAATCACATTCCGGCGCGTGCCCTACGACGTGGCGGCGGCCGCGGCGCGCATCCTGGAGCGCGGCCTGCCGGAGCGCCTCGCCGACCGGTTGTTCGTCGGCAGGTGA
- a CDS encoding arginase, with translation MGVPLGSGAPHPGCVFGPAALRAAGLKERLAAAGCKVADYGDVQVLPSLACGAGRPPNVNNYAALRAWTCAISTHAYELARSGAVPVFLGGDHSLSMGTINGVARYWREMDRPLFVLWIDAHADYNTPAITPTGNLHGMAAAFLCGEAGLDDLLAGGPRASIAPDRLTLFGLRSVDSLERLLVEARPITVTSMADIAAGGAMAALESLLARVDACGGVLHVSFDVDVLDPSLAPAVGTAEPGGIDLSTVLLILERLRVSGLVRAVDVVELNPPLDDEGRTVRLTVDLIAGLLGAAATDVLAADVLAAEGLLAVS, from the coding sequence TTGGGAGTTCCGCTCGGCAGCGGCGCTCCCCATCCCGGCTGTGTGTTCGGCCCTGCCGCGCTGCGCGCGGCCGGCCTGAAGGAGCGCCTCGCCGCCGCCGGCTGCAAGGTTGCCGACTACGGCGACGTCCAGGTGCTGCCGTCGCTGGCCTGCGGAGCAGGCAGGCCGCCGAACGTCAACAACTACGCGGCGCTCAGGGCCTGGACCTGCGCGATCAGTACGCATGCCTACGAACTCGCGCGCAGCGGCGCGGTGCCGGTGTTTCTGGGCGGCGATCACAGCCTGTCGATGGGGACGATCAACGGCGTGGCGCGTTACTGGCGCGAGATGGACCGGCCGCTGTTCGTCCTGTGGATCGATGCCCATGCCGATTACAACACCCCGGCGATCACCCCGACCGGCAATCTGCACGGCATGGCGGCCGCCTTTCTCTGCGGCGAGGCGGGGCTCGACGATCTCCTCGCCGGTGGTCCCCGGGCCTCGATCGCGCCCGATCGCCTGACGTTGTTTGGCCTGCGCTCGGTGGATTCGCTGGAGCGTCTCCTGGTCGAGGCGCGGCCGATAACGGTCACTTCCATGGCCGACATCGCCGCAGGCGGCGCCATGGCGGCGCTGGAGAGCCTGCTGGCGCGCGTCGATGCCTGCGGCGGCGTTCTTCATGTCTCTTTTGACGTCGATGTGCTCGATCCGTCCCTGGCGCCGGCGGTCGGCACCGCCGAGCCCGGCGGCATCGATCTTTCGACTGTCCTGCTGATTCTCGAACGGCTGCGCGTCTCCGGGCTGGTGCGCGCCGTCGATGTCGTCGAATTGAACCCGCCGCTCGATGATGAGGGGCGGACCGTCCGCCTCACGGTCGATCTGATCGCAGGCCTGCTCGGCGCCGCCGCGACCGATGTGCTCGCGGCCGATGTGCTCGCGGCCGAAGGCCTGCTGGCAGTTTCGTGA